A single window of Hyla sarda isolate aHylSar1 chromosome 2, aHylSar1.hap1, whole genome shotgun sequence DNA harbors:
- the LRRN2 gene encoding leucine-rich repeat neuronal protein 2, with amino-acid sequence MNFDYPSPGCRMRLLVVKLILLWASSALAGIPAVPWKVQCPSQCVCQIRPWYTPRSAYREANTVDCNDLFVPSVPDALPAGTHTLLLQSNNIARLEQEEIGYLENLTELDLSQNSFSHIRDFNARHLPNLVSLHLEENQLENLPDHSFSGLESIEELYLNHNQLSDISPRAFYGLQHLLRLHLNSNLLTRLNNQWFKEMPSLEVLMVGGNKVSSILDMNFKALSNLRSLVLAGMGLKEVSDFALEGLFNLESLSLYDNKLIRVPKGALQRVPSLKFLDLNKNPLSRIQQKDFENMAQLKELGLNSMEELVSIDELALVNLPELTKLEVTNNPKLSFIHPRAFQKLPRMETLMLNNNALSSLHRETVESLPNLQEIAMHGNPLRCDCVIRWVNATASHVRFMEPQSTLCAEPPELRRTQLRSVPFREMSDRCLPLIPVPSFSPRVRASSGQSITLHCRALAEPEPQIYWVTPSGERLGVSANWGGYKVQQEGTLEIQVVSSAHAGVYTCVAQNLVGADYKSVHLMVNQLYPARDDPVQLHVGEVGERHLLLSWVPPLNALGCSLRWSCLTPGASVERARLPVGLNSYNVTRLLPGEECRVCLRVSILGGRVRTACASARTRETGTGYKHRGQKALTALAFCSLLVVIGLLARYRPGGRSDPSSPWSLSGRVIYPPVIHQWNQNKKEEHLSGINVPATPLC; translated from the coding sequence ATGAATTTTGATTATCCCTCTCCTGGCTGCAGGATGAGACTCCTTGTGGTCAAATTAATCCTGTTGTGGGCATCTTCAGCTCTAGCGGGCATCCCAGCTGTGCCTTGGAAGGTGCAGTGtccatcacagtgtgtctgtcaGATACGTCCTTGGTACACTCCAAGATCAGCCTACAGAGAGGCCAATACAGTGGACTGCAATGACCTTTTTGTCCCATCTGTCCCAGATGCTCTACCAGCTGGAACGCATACACTtcttcttcagagcaacaatattGCACGTCTAGAACAAGAGGAAATAGGTTACCTGGAAAACCTGACAGAACTGGATTTGTCTCAAAACAGTTTCTCCCATATTAGAGACTTTAACGCCAGGCACTTACCGAACCTTGTAAGCCTCCACCTTGAAGAGAATCAATTAGAAAACTTGCCAGACCATAGCTTTTCTGGACTTGAGAGCATTGAAGAATTGTACCTAAATCACAATCAGTTGAGCGACATATCTCCCCGAGCATTTTATGGTCTGCAGCATTTACTTCGTCTTCATCTGAACTCAAATCTACTGACAAGACTGAACAACCAGTGGTTTAAAGAAATGCCATCCCTTGAGGTCTTGATGGTTGGTGGCAATAAGGTTAGCTCAATCCTAGACATGAACTTTAAAGCACTTTCCAATTTACGGAGTCTTGTTCTGGCAGGAATGGGGCTGAAGGAGGTATCAGACTTTGCATTAGAAGGATTATTTAACTTAGAAAGTCTTTCTTTATACGATAACAAATTAATCAGAGTACCCAAAGGTGCTCTGCAGAGGGTGCCGAGCCTGAAGTTTTTGGATTTGAATAAGAATCCACTAAGTAGAATCCAGCAGAAAGACTTTGAAAATATGGCTCAGTTGAAGGAACTTGGATTAAACAGCATGGAAGAGCTAGTATCTATTGATGAACTGGCATTAGTGAACCTGCCAGAACTGACCAAGTTAGAAGTCACTAACAATCCTAAGCTTTCTTTTATCCATCCCAGAGCCTTCCAGAAACTTCCACGCATGGAAACATTAATGCTAAATAACAATGCTCTAAGTTCTTTACACAGAGAAACTGTGGAGTCACTGCCAAACCTACAGGAAATTGCTATGCATGGAAATCCTCTGAGATGTGACTGTGTTATCCGCTGGGTGAATGCCACAGCCTCACATGTGCGCTTTATGGAACCCCAATCCACACTCTGTGCTGAACCACCAGAATTAAGACGCACACAATTGAGATCGGTCCCTTTTCGTGAGATGAGTGACCGGTGTCTTCCCCTTATTCCAGTACCAAGCTTTTCACCTCGTGTCAGGGCATCCAGTGGACAAAGCATAACCTTGCACTGCAGAGCACTTGCTGAGCCAGAGCCACAAATTTACTGGGTCACCCCATCTGGAGAGAGGCTAGGAGTTTCTGCAAACTGGGGGGGTTACAAAGTACAACAGGAAGGGACACTAGAAATACAGGTGGTGTCATCTGCCCATGCTGGGGTATATACCTGTGTAGCACAGAATCTAGTAGGAGCAGATTACAAAAGTGTTCACCTAATGGTCAACCAATTATACCCAGCTAGAGATGATCCTGTCCAACTTCATGTAGGAGAAGTGGGTGAGCGTCATTTATTGCTATCTTGGGTCCCACCTCTTAATGCACTTGGATGTAGCCTGCGCTGGAGTTGTCTAACACCAGGTGCCAGTGTTGAACGTGCAAGGCTCCCTGTTGGCCTGAATTCATACAATGTCACAAGACTACTTCCTGGAGAGGAATGCAGGGTATGCCTACGAGTCTCCATTCTTGGGGGCAGAGTGAGAACGGCTTGTGCTAGTGCCAGGACTAGGGAGACTGGCACAGGTTACAAACATAGAGGACAAAAAGCACTAACTGCACTAGCTTTCTGCTCATTGCTGGTTGTGATTGGGTTACTTGCCCGTTACCGTCCAGGTGGCAGGTCAGACCCTTCATCACCATGGTCTCTCTCTGGTAGAGTAATTTACCCTCCAGTTATACACCAATGGAACCAGAACAAAAAAGAAGAGCATTTGTCAGGCATCAATGTGCCAGCTACTCCTTTGTGCTAA